In a genomic window of Pseudomonas putida:
- the mnmH gene encoding tRNA 2-selenouridine(34) synthase MnmH, translating into MSVDCTDYRDIFLNDRPMMDARAPIEFAKGAFPGVVNLPLMNDQERQRVGTCYKQQGQQAAIELGHQLVSGHIKAERIQAWADFARAHPDGYLYCFRGGLRSQIVQQWLKSEAGIDYPRVGGGYKAMRTFLLNTLEQAVTQCDFVLLGGMTGTGKTDVLTQLDNGLDLEGHANHRGSSFGKRATGQPSNIDFENRLAVDLLKKRAQGLEQFVLEDENRAIGSCALPLPLYQGMQAFPMVWLEDSLQGRIERILRDYVVDLCAEFIRVHGDEGFALFSERMLDSLNKLYKRLGGERHGRMLLLMEEALAEQGRSGAVDLHRGWIEGLLVEYYDPMYVFQREKKGARVEFAGERGAVIEYLRERVNQRG; encoded by the coding sequence ATGTCTGTCGATTGCACCGATTACCGCGACATCTTTCTCAACGACCGGCCGATGATGGACGCCCGTGCGCCGATTGAATTTGCCAAGGGCGCGTTTCCCGGCGTGGTCAACCTGCCGCTGATGAACGATCAAGAGCGCCAACGCGTCGGCACCTGCTACAAGCAGCAAGGCCAGCAGGCCGCGATCGAACTGGGGCATCAATTGGTGTCCGGCCACATCAAGGCCGAACGCATCCAGGCCTGGGCGGATTTCGCCCGGGCCCATCCCGATGGGTATCTGTACTGTTTTCGCGGCGGCCTGCGTTCGCAGATCGTCCAGCAATGGCTCAAGAGCGAAGCCGGCATCGACTATCCGCGAGTGGGCGGCGGCTACAAGGCGATGCGCACCTTTCTGTTGAATACCCTCGAGCAGGCGGTTACCCAATGCGACTTCGTGCTGCTGGGCGGCATGACCGGCACCGGCAAGACCGACGTGCTGACCCAGTTGGACAACGGCCTGGACCTTGAGGGCCACGCCAATCACCGGGGCTCCAGTTTCGGCAAGCGCGCCACCGGCCAGCCTTCCAACATCGACTTCGAGAATCGCCTGGCGGTGGACCTGCTGAAAAAACGCGCCCAAGGCCTCGAACAGTTTGTGCTTGAAGACGAAAATCGTGCCATTGGCAGTTGCGCCTTGCCGTTGCCGCTGTACCAGGGCATGCAAGCGTTTCCGATGGTCTGGCTCGAAGACAGCCTGCAAGGGCGCATCGAGCGGATTCTGCGCGACTACGTGGTGGACCTGTGTGCCGAGTTCATCCGGGTGCATGGCGACGAAGGCTTCGCACTGTTCAGCGAGCGCATGCTGGACAGTCTCAACAAGCTGTACAAACGCCTGGGCGGCGAGCGGCATGGGCGGATGCTGCTGTTGATGGAAGAGGCGCTGGCCGAGCAGGGGCGCAGCGGCGCGGTGGACTTGCACCGGGGCTGGATCGAGGGGCTGCTGGTTGAGTATTACGACCCGATGTATGTGTTTCAGCGCGAGAAGAAGGGCGCGCGGGTGGAGTTTGCGGGGGAGCGGGGGGCGGTGATCGAGTATTTGCGCGAGCGAGTGAATCAGCGAGGTTGA
- a CDS encoding histidine phosphatase family protein: protein MTNFLKLANRFKHRAYIFLPALLAASALFMLLESRVSAAPVDGTQTLVFLRHAEKPAGGLGQLNCQGLNRAIDLATLLPEKFGKANYVFAANPTRNVEEGELDNSYSYIRPLMTISPSAIKLGLPVNIEFSANDTSDLAAELLHDKYHNAVIYTAWSHGYLPELINKVAGEAVGKKQTITEDWESNDYDSLYVLTLTWHNGKASLQSHSYKQGLDNGPVTCPT from the coding sequence ATGACGAATTTCCTGAAACTCGCCAATCGCTTCAAGCATCGCGCCTACATCTTTTTGCCTGCCCTGCTGGCGGCCAGCGCGCTGTTCATGTTGCTGGAATCCCGGGTCAGCGCCGCCCCAGTGGACGGCACGCAAACACTGGTCTTCTTGCGCCACGCGGAAAAGCCCGCCGGTGGCCTGGGCCAGCTCAATTGCCAGGGGCTGAACCGCGCCATTGACCTGGCGACCCTGCTCCCGGAAAAGTTCGGCAAGGCCAATTACGTCTTCGCCGCCAACCCGACCCGCAATGTCGAGGAAGGCGAGCTGGATAACTCCTACAGCTACATCCGCCCCCTGATGACCATCAGCCCCAGCGCGATCAAGCTCGGCCTGCCGGTGAACATTGAATTCTCGGCCAACGACACCAGCGACCTGGCCGCTGAACTGCTCCACGACAAGTACCACAACGCGGTGATCTACACCGCCTGGTCCCATGGCTACCTGCCGGAACTGATCAACAAGGTCGCCGGCGAAGCGGTTGGAAAGAAGCAGACGATCACCGAGGATTGGGAGTCGAACGACTACGATTCGCTGTACGTGCTGACCCTGACCTGGCACAACGGCAAGGCCAGCCTGCAGAGCCACAGCTACAAGCAGGGGCTGGATAACGGGCCGGTGACTTGTCCGACCTGA
- the selD gene encoding selenide, water dikinase SelD — protein sequence MSEPIRLTQYSHGAGCGCKISPQVLEVILAGSGAQNLDPKLWVGNASRDDAAVYSIDEERGVVSTTDFFMPIVDDPFDFGRIAATNAISDIYAMGGDPLMAIAILGWPVNVLAPEIAREVIRGGRAVCDEAGIPLAGGHSIDAPEPIFGLAVTGLVEKRHMKRNDTATAGCLLYLTKPLGIGILTTAEKKGKLRNADIGLARDWMCTLNKPGSRFGKLAGVTAMTDVTGFGLLGHLVEMADGSGLTARIRYDQVPRLPSVEYYLEQGCIPGGTLRNFDSYASKIGRLQELHKRVLCDPQTSGGLLIAVTAEGNDEFLALARDLGLALEPIGELVERQSHAVEVS from the coding sequence ATGAGCGAACCGATCCGCCTGACCCAATACAGCCATGGTGCTGGTTGCGGCTGCAAGATTTCCCCCCAGGTGCTGGAAGTGATTCTGGCCGGCAGCGGCGCGCAGAACCTGGACCCGAAACTCTGGGTCGGCAACGCCTCGCGCGACGACGCGGCGGTCTACTCGATCGATGAAGAACGCGGCGTGGTCTCGACCACCGACTTTTTCATGCCGATCGTCGACGATCCCTTCGATTTCGGCCGTATCGCCGCCACCAATGCCATCAGTGATATCTACGCCATGGGCGGTGATCCGTTGATGGCGATTGCGATCCTCGGCTGGCCGGTCAATGTGCTGGCCCCGGAGATCGCCCGCGAGGTGATTCGCGGCGGTCGAGCGGTGTGCGACGAGGCGGGCATTCCCCTGGCGGGCGGGCACTCCATCGACGCACCGGAACCGATCTTCGGCCTGGCCGTGACCGGGCTGGTGGAAAAGCGCCACATGAAGCGCAACGACACCGCCACCGCCGGATGCCTGCTATACCTGACCAAGCCCCTGGGCATCGGCATCCTCACCACCGCCGAGAAGAAGGGCAAATTGCGCAACGCCGACATCGGCCTGGCCCGCGACTGGATGTGCACCCTGAACAAGCCCGGCAGCCGCTTCGGCAAGCTCGCTGGCGTGACCGCGATGACCGACGTCACCGGTTTCGGTCTGCTCGGACATCTGGTGGAAATGGCTGATGGCAGCGGCTTGACCGCGCGGATCCGCTACGACCAGGTGCCTCGTCTGCCAAGTGTCGAGTACTACCTCGAACAGGGCTGCATCCCCGGCGGGACGCTGCGCAATTTCGACAGCTATGCCAGCAAGATCGGGCGCCTGCAGGAGCTGCACAAGCGTGTGCTGTGCGACCCGCAGACCAGCGGCGGCCTGCTGATCGCCGTCACCGCCGAAGGCAACGACGAGTTCCTCGCCCTGGCCCGTGACCTGGGGCTGGCACTGGAGCCCATCGGTGAACTGGTGGAACGACAGAGCCACGCGGTCGAGGTGTCTTGA